TTGAAACGCTCATTTTGAACGAGATGGGCAAATAGAAGCAGCCAATAAGTTGCTTATTATCAAAAGCTAGTTACGCACTTATGATTGCTTTTCAAACAAAACAGATAACTAAAATAGCGCGAGTTAGCACTAAAAAAGGTGACATAAATAGGATAAAATATGTGGGAGCGGTATTTGGTGGCTTTTGAGGAATTTCTTAGGCTTAACTACGATTATTGTGTAAGCAAGGTATGGTAAACATACAAAAAAGCGGCCTATAAGCCGCTTTCTTTACTAAATAGCTAAAAGGTTACATCCAATCAGCATTTCGAATAACACCAACGGCAATTCCTTCAATGGAAAAAGGCTCTGACGCTAAGTCGACTTTAATCGGTGAAAATTCATCATTTTCAGCGTGAAGTAATACTTCGCGACCACGCTTTTCAAGGCGTTTAACAGTAACGTCTTCATCGACACGTGCTACTACCACCTGCCCATTATGGACGTCCGTCGTGCGGTGCACGGCTAACAAGTCACCATCCAGTATACCAATGTCTTTCATACTCATACCGCTTACACGAAGTAAGAAGTCGGCGTGAGGCTGAAACAGGGCAGGGTCGACCTTATAATGAGACTCTATATGCTCTTGCGCTAGAATCGGCTCGCCCGCAGCCACGCGACCAATAAGAGGTAGACCTTCTTCTTCAGGGGTTTCATCTTCAAGAGGAATATTCAACTTAATACCACGAGAAGTGCCTGGAAGTATTTCGATGACGCCTTTACGGGCCAACGCTTTTAAATGTTCTTCAGCGGCATTCGCAGAACGAAAACCTAAATGACGGGCAATTTCTGCACGGGTAGGCGGCATGCCAGTTTCGAGCATCGTTGTTTTTATAAGCTCGAGAACTTCTGTTTGTCTTGCTGTGAGTGGGCGCATAAAAGACCTGTCTGTCTATACAGTTCCTGTAAGTATATACACCTAAAAGGAAATGACAAGCACAAAGCTCTGCAAAGCAATTTTTTTTCATCGGCCTAACCACAACGAAAAAGCGGCCATCAAAGCCGCTTTATTTATCACTACCATTCAGCGTGACTAAAACTTATATTGCAAACTCACACGCGCATTAAGCGGCTCGCCGGTAGCAATATTGTTGTCGTTGTGTGCTGACGGGAAATAGTCTTCATCGAATACGTTTTCCACGTTTAGCTGAATTTTAACGTCTTCGCTGTAATCGTAATACACTGCAGCGTCTACGCGAACAAAGTCAGGTAGTTCAACGGTATTATTTAAAGAGGCATACTGCTCAGATTGATAAATCACGCCTAATGCAACACGCCACTTATCGTTAACTTCATACTGGTTCCATAACGTCAGCATGTGTTCTGGTAGCTGTGCTAAGTCGCGATTTGCCAGTGCGCCGTCTACAATGCGGCCCATTTCTTCGCCATCAAGGTTGCTATACCCAGCATTTATTACCCAACGCTCTGAAAGCTTGCCCACCACCTGCACTTCAAAACCTTTGGTTTCGGTGCCAGTTAAAATAGACGCTTCTGGGTTGTTAGGATCCTGCGCTGTGCCGTTTTCACGTTCAACTTCAAATGCCGCCGCGGTTACGCTAAGTGAGTCAGAGAAATTCCATTTAACGCCAATTTCTTTGTTTTCAAATTCTTCAGCTTCCAGCGCTTGGCTTGTAAGCGACAGGGAAAGGAATTGATCACCTGAACGAGGTAAAAACGATTTGCTGTAACTGGCGTAAATCGAAACTGATTCTGCAGGCTTGTAAATTAGGCCTGCACGAGGAGACACTTGTGAATCAGAGCTCGAAAGAAAACCACTGTTACCATCGTCGGCACCGTTAGCTACTTCAATACTGTCTACCACATCGATATCAAAATTATCGTAGCGAAGACCGGCAACCACAATCCAATTCTCGTTAAGCTTAATTTCATCTTGCACGAACGCTGAGGTAAAGGTGACGTCTGACGCACGATCTCTTACTGGGTCCGTCAGCGTCATTGAAGGAATAACCAATGGGTCGCTAAACACAAAGGATACTTGGTCGTCTTGGCTGTCTGCAAAAAATGCATCACGACGAGTATTTTCTGTATCTTGGCTACCGTACTCCATTCCTGTTAGTAAGGTATGGTTGATATCACCTGTCGCAAATTGCCCGATAAGGTTCAATTGAACCAACGCATTCTCACGAGTAGTGGTATCGCGATAACCGTCTAACGTAACCGTACCTGCATCAGCGTCAAAATTAACGGGGTACAAGTTTTGATAAGCTTTGTCATAGTCAGCAAACTGAACGGTACCGTTCAAGTTCCAACTCTGCGATAGTGCATGATCAACACGAACACGGGCAATATGTGCTTCAAGGGTAGTATTGTTGAAATCTGGATCACCAAAGTAGGTGTCGTCATAGCCTTCTAGCGGCGCACCATCTAATGAAGGTATACCTCTATCGACTAAACGGTCATCGTTTACGTATTCGTAAGATGCAACCACCGTGGTGTCGTCGTTAGCCATCCATGTATAGGTGGGGTTAATGGCGTAACGTTCACCATCTTTAAAATCACGATGATTATCAATACTGTCAAACACACCATTAAAACGAAAAGCATTGTTCGCATCTATGGCTTTATTGGTATCTATACTAATAGAACCTGCACCAAAGGTATCAATACCTGCTGACAGCGTAGTGAAATCTTCAGCGCTACTGGCCACTTTAGTCACACGGTTAACCACGCCACCGCCACCTCCACGGCCAAATAAAAGCGCGTTCGCGCCACGCAATATTTCAACGCGCTCTAAGTTATATAGCGGGCGAAAGTACTGAACGTCGTCACGAAGACCGTCAACAAAGAAATCCGCAGTCGTGTTCTGACCACGAATAGTCACTTGATCGCGATGATCTTCACCCAATCCAATGCTCACCCCTGGGGTGTATTGCATAACATCAGCAATGCTAAACAATGCTTGTTCTGAAATTTGTGCTGCGCTTACAACAGATACTGACTGCGGCACGTTAACTAATAATGTAGGGGTTTTAACCGCTGTGGCGACTTGTTGACCAAAGAATGCGCCGCGTACGGTAATACGCTCAACGCTTTCTTCTGACTCAGTTATATTTTCTTGAGCCAAAACAGATGTGCCATAAAGTGCTAATAGAACAGCAGTAGAAATAGTTGCTTTACCAAGTTTCAAGCAAGTCTCCTCGAGTGATAATTCAAACAGTATTGAAAATGATAGATATTCTTATTTAGAGCGGATTCTAGTCAGATTTATCAATAATTAAAAGGTATATTAATAAAAATTAAACTTTTGTTATAAATGACTCCGTCAGCTTAACGAGACAGTTTATTGAAACCGACCTTTCGAATCGGCTCAGTACCCTCAATGGTATCTAGGTCGAGGTGACAAGATTGCTATTAAGGCATAAAGTAAACCTTCTTCTAGCTATGCTTAATCAGAGTATTGAATTCCATCATGTTGCATTACCTCGACTATATCCCCGAGTTGGCCCCCCATTTCGACCGCATAAATAGAGAGTGGATAACCAAGATGTTTCATTTAGAGAGTATTGATGAGGCTGTTATTGGTTACCCGCAGCGCAACATTATCGATGAAGGTGGATACATTTGGTTTGCTGAACATCCCGACTTTGGCATTGTAGGTACATGTGCATTAATGAAAAAAGGAGAAGGAGTATTCGAACTTACTAAGATGGGAGTGGTCAGTGAAGCCAGAGGATTAAAAGTAGGGGAAGGCTTGTTACAGCATGTGTTGAATCACGCCCCTGCCATTGCTTTTAATACACTATTTCTTTTAACCAATAAGAAGTGCGAAGCCGCCATTCATCTTTATGAGAAAAATGGCTTTGTTCATTGTGAAGAAATCATGCAAAAATTTGGTTGTGCTTATGAACGCTGCGACGTGGCAATGCATTATAAAGGTACTGTCACCAACTGATGGGTGAGTAAAAATACGCTCAATCAATATGCTATGGCAACGATTTATA
The nucleotide sequence above comes from Alteromonas naphthalenivorans. Encoded proteins:
- the lexA gene encoding transcriptional repressor LexA, whose translation is MRPLTARQTEVLELIKTTMLETGMPPTRAEIARHLGFRSANAAEEHLKALARKGVIEILPGTSRGIKLNIPLEDETPEEEGLPLIGRVAAGEPILAQEHIESHYKVDPALFQPHADFLLRVSGMSMKDIGILDGDLLAVHRTTDVHNGQVVVARVDEDVTVKRLEKRGREVLLHAENDEFSPIKVDLASEPFSIEGIAVGVIRNADWM
- a CDS encoding TonB-dependent receptor; this translates as MKLGKATISTAVLLALYGTSVLAQENITESEESVERITVRGAFFGQQVATAVKTPTLLVNVPQSVSVVSAAQISEQALFSIADVMQYTPGVSIGLGEDHRDQVTIRGQNTTADFFVDGLRDDVQYFRPLYNLERVEILRGANALLFGRGGGGGVVNRVTKVASSAEDFTTLSAGIDTFGAGSISIDTNKAIDANNAFRFNGVFDSIDNHRDFKDGERYAINPTYTWMANDDTTVVASYEYVNDDRLVDRGIPSLDGAPLEGYDDTYFGDPDFNNTTLEAHIARVRVDHALSQSWNLNGTVQFADYDKAYQNLYPVNFDADAGTVTLDGYRDTTTRENALVQLNLIGQFATGDINHTLLTGMEYGSQDTENTRRDAFFADSQDDQVSFVFSDPLVIPSMTLTDPVRDRASDVTFTSAFVQDEIKLNENWIVVAGLRYDNFDIDVVDSIEVANGADDGNSGFLSSSDSQVSPRAGLIYKPAESVSIYASYSKSFLPRSGDQFLSLSLTSQALEAEEFENKEIGVKWNFSDSLSVTAAAFEVERENGTAQDPNNPEASILTGTETKGFEVQVVGKLSERWVINAGYSNLDGEEMGRIVDGALANRDLAQLPEHMLTLWNQYEVNDKWRVALGVIYQSEQYASLNNTVELPDFVRVDAAVYYDYSEDVKIQLNVENVFDEDYFPSAHNDNNIATGEPLNARVSLQYKF
- a CDS encoding GNAT family N-acetyltransferase gives rise to the protein MLHYLDYIPELAPHFDRINREWITKMFHLESIDEAVIGYPQRNIIDEGGYIWFAEHPDFGIVGTCALMKKGEGVFELTKMGVVSEARGLKVGEGLLQHVLNHAPAIAFNTLFLLTNKKCEAAIHLYEKNGFVHCEEIMQKFGCAYERCDVAMHYKGTVTN